From Verrucomicrobiota bacterium, the proteins below share one genomic window:
- a CDS encoding endo-polygalacturonase, giving the protein MKHPFILTLSALLLAPLAALSADDELVVYPPVPGLAASEHYKVRVRSASDGSEWRSAFAWETVCKTIEKKTDAYFDTLAGWTHAYVNFETAGAVEIEIARVNGQPIHSAAVHPQRKASVCSVKDGKVLVRLDKPCLVAVDIDGQMDGQDTGKGYKGPPIHTISLFANPPLVGKPKPNDPGVLTVKPGDTPPSDGPWTTLYFLPGVHDVGLAFPLHANRQYYIPGDAIVYGTLSNRKWGDGHHIRIFGLGTLSGSRLKHPKYVAPAVSDKDHGRYRPIEVIGTTDTRVEGITIADSATHSLMLVSPYQADHPNAVQWTKIFTWRANGDGINPFGNTLIEDCFLRTQDDSLYVNGLGIRRTVLWNDANGSSFVLSALPQLADRQLVVEDCDVIYARAKWEKWSGGRVFNMRGEGGRAAGAGVVFRNINIEDPRPTLQQFFICMTMPEPYSKHAAKRAAGDLSGILFQNLSIAAPSVLGEPQILWGQADARIRNLTFENLTLAGKPVRDSQFFKTNEFVDGLIFAPNTGSKP; this is encoded by the coding sequence ATGAAACACCCATTCATCCTCACCCTCTCCGCCCTGCTGCTCGCGCCACTGGCCGCGCTGTCCGCCGACGACGAGTTGGTTGTCTATCCGCCCGTGCCAGGGCTCGCAGCCTCGGAGCATTACAAAGTGCGTGTGCGCTCTGCCAGCGATGGCAGCGAGTGGCGGAGCGCCTTCGCTTGGGAGACCGTCTGCAAGACCATCGAAAAGAAGACGGACGCCTACTTCGACACGTTGGCGGGCTGGACACACGCCTACGTGAACTTTGAAACCGCCGGTGCGGTGGAGATCGAAATTGCCCGCGTCAACGGCCAGCCGATTCACTCCGCAGCAGTGCATCCGCAACGCAAAGCGTCCGTGTGTTCCGTGAAAGACGGCAAGGTTCTCGTCAGACTTGATAAACCCTGCCTCGTCGCCGTGGATATTGATGGCCAGATGGACGGGCAGGACACGGGCAAGGGCTACAAAGGACCGCCTATCCATACCATCTCCCTCTTTGCCAACCCGCCTTTGGTCGGCAAACCCAAGCCGAATGATCCTGGCGTGTTGACCGTGAAACCCGGCGATACTCCGCCATCCGACGGGCCCTGGACCACGCTCTATTTCCTCCCCGGCGTTCACGATGTTGGGCTGGCTTTCCCGCTTCATGCCAATCGCCAATATTACATCCCCGGAGACGCGATAGTTTACGGCACACTCTCCAACCGAAAATGGGGCGACGGTCATCACATCCGCATCTTCGGCCTCGGCACCTTGTCGGGATCTCGGCTGAAGCATCCCAAGTATGTTGCGCCAGCCGTTTCAGACAAGGACCACGGGCGCTACCGTCCGATTGAGGTAATTGGCACCACCGACACCCGTGTGGAAGGCATCACTATCGCCGACTCGGCTACTCACTCGCTCATGCTGGTGAGCCCCTACCAAGCGGATCATCCCAACGCGGTCCAGTGGACCAAGATCTTCACCTGGCGCGCCAATGGCGACGGGATCAATCCCTTCGGGAATACGCTGATCGAGGACTGCTTCCTCCGCACCCAGGATGATTCGCTCTATGTAAACGGCCTGGGCATTCGCCGCACCGTGCTGTGGAATGACGCCAACGGTTCGTCGTTCGTCCTGAGCGCCCTGCCGCAGCTAGCTGACCGCCAGTTGGTGGTGGAAGATTGCGATGTGATCTATGCGCGGGCCAAATGGGAGAAATGGAGCGGCGGTCGGGTTTTTAACATGCGCGGGGAAGGCGGCCGCGCCGCTGGTGCCGGGGTGGTCTTTCGCAACATCAACATCGAGGATCCCAGACCGACGCTGCAGCAGTTCTTTATCTGCATGACCATGCCCGAACCCTATTCGAAACACGCGGCAAAGCGCGCCGCCGGAGACTTGTCGGGCATCCTCTTCCAGAACCTATCCATCGCCGCGCCCAGCGTTCTGGGTGAACCCCAAATCCTCTGGGGCCAGGCCGACGCGCGCATCCGCAACCTCACCTTCGAGAACCTCACGCTCGCTGGGAAACCAGTGCGCGACTCACAGTTTTTCAAAACGAACGAGTTCGTTGACGGGCTCATCTTTGCACCAAACACCGGTTCCAAGCCGTGA
- a CDS encoding DUF5060 domain-containing protein, with the protein MKTQLLRTVLFAGTTCLLTPLAPLHAVEHVAVPRWQPHDFAFKANTKTPNPFLVAFSAEAKGLDGNSYTLPGFFDGDGTWKIRVTPTVEGAWSLVTKSDLKELDGQTTAFTCLVNPSPQAHGRLRVDKEHPHHFVFEDGARFFMQGYEYDWLWALDLDKPGVPTVEKSLDILVRHGFNYVILNSYAHDTRWRAGKTGPDDYGPALLYPWEGTNEQPDQNRMNLAYWQHYDRVIAAMNERGIQAHMLIKVYNKQVKWPARGSAEEKLFFRWLVARYGAYPNIIWDFSKEAHNEKDLAYKQGVLKFFRETDPYHHLTTVHDDDQANDNGAYDELTDFRADQQHGKFHETILRQRERRAWPIANVESDYECGPGGLNDKTYGKVMTPEQTVSTLWGIQMAGGYTAYYYTYTAWDVIRPLDVPPGYAFMKHFGAFWRATEYWKLAPLDNLVNSGYCLAQPGREYVVFQKTAQPFTLVITSVKLPLQATWFHPHTGNRTTAGSFTNGTATFTPPADWGSAPLVLHLRAP; encoded by the coding sequence ATGAAAACCCAACTCCTCCGCACGGTTCTCTTCGCCGGCACCACGTGCCTGCTGACGCCGCTGGCTCCGCTGCACGCCGTGGAACACGTTGCCGTTCCGCGTTGGCAGCCGCACGACTTCGCCTTCAAAGCCAACACCAAAACACCAAACCCGTTCCTGGTTGCGTTCAGTGCCGAGGCGAAAGGCCTGGATGGGAATTCATACACCCTCCCTGGTTTCTTTGATGGCGACGGTACGTGGAAAATCCGCGTGACGCCGACCGTCGAAGGCGCCTGGTCGCTCGTGACCAAATCCGACCTGAAGGAACTGGATGGTCAGACCACCGCGTTCACCTGCCTGGTGAATCCGAGTCCGCAAGCTCACGGCCGGCTGCGCGTGGACAAAGAGCACCCGCATCACTTCGTCTTCGAGGACGGCGCGCGCTTTTTCATGCAGGGTTACGAATACGACTGGCTCTGGGCACTGGACCTGGACAAACCCGGCGTGCCCACGGTGGAAAAGTCGCTCGATATCCTCGTTCGTCACGGGTTCAACTACGTGATCCTCAATTCCTATGCGCACGACACTAGGTGGCGCGCGGGAAAGACCGGCCCCGATGATTACGGCCCGGCGCTCCTTTATCCTTGGGAAGGCACGAACGAGCAGCCCGACCAAAACCGGATGAATCTGGCCTACTGGCAGCATTACGACCGCGTGATCGCGGCGATGAACGAGCGCGGCATCCAGGCGCACATGCTGATCAAGGTGTACAACAAGCAGGTGAAATGGCCGGCGCGCGGCAGCGCCGAGGAGAAGCTGTTCTTCCGTTGGCTCGTCGCACGTTATGGCGCGTATCCGAATATCATCTGGGATTTCTCCAAGGAGGCTCACAACGAGAAAGACCTCGCCTATAAGCAGGGCGTGTTGAAATTCTTCCGTGAAACCGATCCGTATCACCACCTCACAACCGTCCACGACGACGACCAGGCCAACGACAACGGCGCGTACGACGAACTGACGGATTTTCGCGCTGATCAGCAGCATGGAAAATTCCATGAAACCATTCTGCGCCAGCGGGAGCGTCGCGCCTGGCCGATTGCGAATGTGGAATCCGATTACGAATGTGGCCCGGGCGGTTTGAACGACAAAACCTACGGCAAGGTGATGACTCCGGAACAAACCGTGAGTACGCTGTGGGGAATCCAGATGGCCGGCGGCTACACCGCCTACTATTACACCTATACCGCGTGGGATGTGATCCGCCCGCTCGACGTGCCGCCGGGCTACGCCTTCATGAAACACTTTGGCGCCTTCTGGCGCGCGACCGAGTATTGGAAACTCGCGCCGTTGGACAACCTGGTAAATAGCGGTTATTGCCTGGCGCAACCGGGTCGCGAATACGTCGTGTTCCAAAAAACGGCGCAGCCGTTCACGCTGGTAATCACCAGCGTGAAATTGCCGCTCCAAGCCACGTGGTTCCATCCGCACACCGGCAACCGCACCACTGCCGGCTCCTTCACCAACGGCACCGCGACCTTTACGCCGCCCGCCGACTGGGGCAGCGCGCCGCTCGTGCTACATCTCCGAGCGCCATGA
- a CDS encoding carbohydrate-binding family 6 protein → MNSIRSLPAFFSLLCVASAHAAITIMPTDSAPLQFAAAEVQRAVQASGSSVPNVTLRVEPGVPQAYRIEREGAAVRVVGGDAIGAMYGGLDVAEAIRTGSLDLLKDSIHTPHIAQRGIKLNIPLDLRTPSYTDPSDAAQANIPEMWSMDFWRELFDDMARHRYNVISLWSLNPFPSIVKVPEFPHVALDDVWRTTVKLDENFSGNGNNFVRPEMLANHEVVKQITIDEKIQFWRDVMQLAQDRGVDVYWFTWNVFLNGAEGQDGITSAKAAPRTIEYFRASVRETIKTYPLLAGFGITAGEGMPLNEFKGLSKEQWLWQTYGEGIRDGLKETPNRKFRLIHRFHMTALGEIQKEFAALPCKLDLSFKYAIAHMYSVPNPSMIQPVLPLLSPELRCWLTVRNDDIYSFRWADVHYARAFIKAIPGEDKIAGFYMGPDGYLWGRDFLSKDAGTPRQTVMQKQWLSFALWGRLAYEPDLLAATFDRLTAARFPGADILQLTAAWAAASKTFPYITRFFWGDIDLKWFPEACRRKSGFYTVRDFVEGGTMPGAGVLNIIEWRSGLLAKQKPEGVTPLEIAATLDANAAQALHALPSLQRAAVTPADSAKEYAATLGDIEAMAHLGLYYAAKIRGACDLALFDKSGDAQQQASAIEHLEAALNHWKNYAAAYTRQYVQPVLYNRAGVVDIPGQTADVAADVQLARTWKPGTIAEHKIKRSRTESGFKK, encoded by the coding sequence ATGAACTCTATTCGCTCCCTGCCGGCTTTCTTCTCGCTGCTGTGCGTTGCTTCGGCCCACGCGGCGATCACCATCATGCCGACCGATTCGGCTCCGCTCCAGTTCGCCGCCGCCGAGGTTCAGCGCGCTGTGCAAGCCAGCGGTTCATCCGTGCCCAACGTGACCCTCCGGGTCGAGCCCGGGGTGCCGCAAGCGTATCGCATCGAGCGCGAAGGCGCGGCGGTGCGCGTCGTCGGTGGGGATGCGATTGGCGCGATGTATGGCGGACTGGACGTGGCCGAGGCGATCCGCACCGGTTCGTTGGATTTGTTGAAGGACTCTATCCACACGCCGCACATCGCCCAGCGCGGCATCAAGCTAAACATCCCGCTCGACCTGCGCACGCCGAGCTACACCGACCCCTCCGATGCCGCGCAGGCGAACATCCCCGAGATGTGGAGCATGGATTTTTGGCGCGAGCTGTTCGACGACATGGCGCGGCATCGCTACAACGTCATCTCGCTGTGGTCGCTCAATCCCTTCCCCAGCATCGTGAAGGTGCCGGAGTTTCCGCACGTCGCGCTGGATGATGTCTGGCGCACCACGGTGAAGCTGGACGAGAACTTCAGCGGCAATGGCAACAACTTCGTGCGCCCGGAGATGCTCGCCAACCATGAGGTCGTCAAGCAGATCACCATCGACGAGAAGATTCAGTTTTGGCGCGACGTCATGCAACTGGCGCAGGACCGCGGCGTGGACGTGTATTGGTTCACGTGGAACGTCTTTCTCAACGGTGCGGAAGGCCAAGACGGGATCACCAGCGCTAAAGCCGCGCCCCGCACGATCGAATATTTTCGCGCCAGCGTCCGGGAAACCATCAAGACCTATCCGCTGCTCGCCGGCTTCGGCATCACGGCCGGCGAAGGCATGCCGCTCAATGAATTCAAAGGCCTCTCCAAGGAGCAGTGGCTCTGGCAAACCTACGGCGAAGGCATTCGCGATGGACTGAAAGAAACCCCCAACCGGAAATTCCGGCTCATCCATCGCTTCCACATGACGGCCTTGGGCGAGATTCAGAAGGAGTTCGCCGCACTGCCCTGCAAGCTGGACCTCAGCTTCAAATACGCCATCGCCCACATGTATTCCGTGCCCAATCCGAGCATGATCCAACCGGTACTGCCGCTACTCAGTCCCGAACTTCGTTGCTGGCTCACGGTGCGCAACGACGACATCTACAGCTTCCGGTGGGCGGATGTGCATTACGCCCGCGCCTTCATCAAGGCGATCCCCGGCGAAGACAAGATCGCCGGCTTCTACATGGGCCCCGACGGCTACCTTTGGGGCCGGGACTTCCTCTCCAAGGACGCCGGCACGCCGCGCCAGACCGTCATGCAAAAACAGTGGCTCTCGTTCGCGCTCTGGGGGCGCCTCGCCTACGAACCCGACCTGCTGGCCGCCACCTTCGACCGCCTCACCGCCGCCCGTTTCCCCGGAGCCGACATTCTCCAACTCACCGCCGCGTGGGCCGCGGCCTCCAAGACGTTTCCCTACATCACGCGGTTCTTTTGGGGCGACATTGATTTGAAGTGGTTTCCCGAAGCCTGCCGGCGCAAGAGCGGTTTCTACACCGTGCGCGATTTTGTCGAAGGCGGTACGATGCCCGGCGCCGGTGTACTCAACATCATCGAGTGGCGCTCCGGCCTGCTCGCGAAGCAGAAGCCGGAGGGCGTGACCCCGCTCGAAATCGCCGCGACCCTGGACGCCAACGCCGCCCAGGCGCTCCACGCCCTGCCATCACTCCAGCGCGCCGCCGTCACTCCCGCCGACAGCGCCAAGGAATACGCCGCCACGCTCGGCGACATCGAAGCCATGGCGCATCTCGGACTATACTACGCCGCGAAGATTCGCGGCGCGTGCGACCTCGCGCTGTTCGATAAATCTGGCGACGCCCAGCAACAAGCTTCCGCCATCGAGCATCTCGAAGCCGCGCTGAACCATTGGAAAAACTACGCCGCCGCCTACACGCGCCAATATGTTCAACCCGTGCTCTACAACCGCGCCGGCGTGGTGGACATCCCCGGGCAAACCGCGGATGTCGCGGCCGATGTACAACTGGCGCGCACCTGGAAGCCCGGCACGATCGCCGAACACAAGATCAAGCGCTCCCGCACCGAGTCAGGATTCAAAAAATAG